Proteins encoded by one window of Amaranthus tricolor cultivar Red isolate AtriRed21 chromosome 4, ASM2621246v1, whole genome shotgun sequence:
- the LOC130811482 gene encoding uncharacterized protein LOC130811482 isoform X2, giving the protein MSGSTNNNTPAFNLRCVLEKDKLNANNFLEWEMAVRIVVRVEGRESVLDTPLPELLPETATVVEKRARQNLEANSVQITCLMLACMEHDFQKRFNNLDAYTIIQQHRTMFEKNARLERFEANCKLLECKLGKGKPVGPHVFALIGHFQVMEKLGFPYPKELATDIVIRSLPETFDAFRLNFYMQGGEATLPELHGMLVQAERSLPSEPALKDVLMVRKNKKFKKKGAPKWNGKGKVVATNDSSKPKATPKAKVAALHECYHCHKIGHWKRNCPVYLEEKKSGALSSGSNKK; this is encoded by the exons ATGTCTGGTTCGACTAACAACAACACTCCTGCTTTTAACTTGCGTTGTGTCTTGGAAAAAGACAAATTGAATGCAAACAACTTCCTTGAATGGGAAATGGCTGTGAGAATTGTTGTCAGAGTTgaaggaagggaaagtgttCTTGACACTCCACTCCCTGAACTCCTGCCAGAAACTGCAACAGTTGTAGAAAAAAGAGCTAGGCAAAATCTCGAGGCCAATTCTGTGCAAATAACATGTCTGATGCTTGCTTGCATGgaacatgattttcaaaaacgttttaaCAATCTTGATGCCTACACAATAATCCAGCAACATAGAACAATGTTCGAAAAGAATGCTCGATTAGAGAGATTTGAAGCTAATTGTAAACTTTTGGAATGCAAACTGGGCAAGGGAAAACCCGTCGGACCCCATGTGTTCGCCTTAATAGGGCATTTTCAAGTCATGGAAAAGTTGGGTTTTCCTTATCCCAAAGAGCTGGCCACTGATATTGTGATCAGATCCTTGCCAGAAACTTTTGATGCTTtcagattaaatttttatatgcaaGGAGGGGAAGCAACCTTGCCAGAATTGCATGGTATGCTTGTTCAGGCTGAAAGGAGCTTACCTTCTGAACCTGCACTGAAAGATGTGCTCATGGtcagaaagaataaaaagttcaaGAAAAAAGGGGCTCCTAAATGGAATGGCAAAGGAAAGGTAGTTGCCACTAATGACTCCTCCAAACCAAAGGCTACTCCAAAAGCTAAAGTAGCAGCACTACATGAGTGCTACCACTGCCATAAGATTGGCCATTGGAAGAGGAACTGCCCCGTCTATCTGGAAGAAAAAAAGTCTGGTGCTTTATCTTcag GGTCTAATAAGAAGTAG
- the LOC130811482 gene encoding uncharacterized protein LOC130811482 isoform X1, with translation MGCLWWPERGGLLAAAGFPSSWPLFSFFQYKMVLDEEIMSGSTNNNTPAFNLRCVLEKDKLNANNFLEWEMAVRIVVRVEGRESVLDTPLPELLPETATVVEKRARQNLEANSVQITCLMLACMEHDFQKRFNNLDAYTIIQQHRTMFEKNARLERFEANCKLLECKLGKGKPVGPHVFALIGHFQVMEKLGFPYPKELATDIVIRSLPETFDAFRLNFYMQGGEATLPELHGMLVQAERSLPSEPALKDVLMVRKNKKFKKKGAPKWNGKGKVVATNDSSKPKATPKAKVAALHECYHCHKIGHWKRNCPVYLEEKKSGALSSGSNKK, from the exons ATGGGCTGTCTATGGTGGCCGGAGAGAGGCGGGCTGCTGGCGGCTGCTGGGTTCCCTTCTTCATGGCCACTGTTTTCTTTCTTCCAGTACAAGATGGTGCTGGATGAAG AAATCATGTCTGGTTCGACTAACAACAACACTCCTGCTTTTAACTTGCGTTGTGTCTTGGAAAAAGACAAATTGAATGCAAACAACTTCCTTGAATGGGAAATGGCTGTGAGAATTGTTGTCAGAGTTgaaggaagggaaagtgttCTTGACACTCCACTCCCTGAACTCCTGCCAGAAACTGCAACAGTTGTAGAAAAAAGAGCTAGGCAAAATCTCGAGGCCAATTCTGTGCAAATAACATGTCTGATGCTTGCTTGCATGgaacatgattttcaaaaacgttttaaCAATCTTGATGCCTACACAATAATCCAGCAACATAGAACAATGTTCGAAAAGAATGCTCGATTAGAGAGATTTGAAGCTAATTGTAAACTTTTGGAATGCAAACTGGGCAAGGGAAAACCCGTCGGACCCCATGTGTTCGCCTTAATAGGGCATTTTCAAGTCATGGAAAAGTTGGGTTTTCCTTATCCCAAAGAGCTGGCCACTGATATTGTGATCAGATCCTTGCCAGAAACTTTTGATGCTTtcagattaaatttttatatgcaaGGAGGGGAAGCAACCTTGCCAGAATTGCATGGTATGCTTGTTCAGGCTGAAAGGAGCTTACCTTCTGAACCTGCACTGAAAGATGTGCTCATGGtcagaaagaataaaaagttcaaGAAAAAAGGGGCTCCTAAATGGAATGGCAAAGGAAAGGTAGTTGCCACTAATGACTCCTCCAAACCAAAGGCTACTCCAAAAGCTAAAGTAGCAGCACTACATGAGTGCTACCACTGCCATAAGATTGGCCATTGGAAGAGGAACTGCCCCGTCTATCTGGAAGAAAAAAAGTCTGGTGCTTTATCTTcag GGTCTAATAAGAAGTAG